Proteins from a single region of Gasterosteus aculeatus chromosome 20, fGasAcu3.hap1.1, whole genome shotgun sequence:
- the pogzb gene encoding pogo transposable element with ZNF domain isoform X3, with amino-acid sequence MDTELFMECEEEELEPWQQVADSVEEDDIDFIDSCCEPGEDSLLPASETPPPGTPPPIPPPTASPLVQILRSPAKPPLPPPRPRPSFITSSRPAPSSTPALAPPLMAQAPPLFLTQTGGTFLLPAAPGTPHGQPVLLATQGFPVMNRGAPLLLNLQPVQSLGQLVRPSVGVSPVHQVVQARAAPPPSHVPGTAFTATKLPTALSSRTGTPAPVNHQMTEVGGANCLKMAACPALPSGSANGVARISPFSSAPDPAPFASAVPAHCMTPSLTSNPHRVVMSVEEFYYGTLEGDLSLRKPLRIKTSFTCQICTYRAENNLRLMQHMLLHSELVGGTSEDRKCCRFCYRQFSSPSQLQSHEEQVHGPAPSACLCRICEWAFENEPAFLNHMKSNHQPGEMPYLCQVCSHRSSFYADILQHFASFHRDSGFLMCLFCLKVTRNPVSYQQHLSRHQMNQAFHCNRCRLQFIFLKDKMQHKQENHRSFRRPAELEGLPPGSKQVTIRTCGKIRPLLQSPASLIQPINIKSETSPLHRSPALLRSSPPRHVNRSSGGGGDHLVCLECGSRVLDFSAHYPTHVRCLLCPYSSCCSRAYASHMIHHVPRTKDRVLPLHRRCPPCVYLLCCSQCDFSPQTADQMAKHLLRNPLHHSATCRPRRCIEPDIQFCLQKERRPASGEEPVQSADLPNPSWRSASRWKLPSESEEFAPVLPFQQSTGPHHFLSKNTDAIDFFHLLFPQELTELITKETNAHAKTCRFMGLGYSDWVPTTVHEVKGFLGLVILMGLHNLPDPSQYWSWSHYDNSYAFYRAMSFKRFQQITANIRMGSFATEQLCGTSNPNDPLHIFRPMLRLLGAAMWSAYKPNCCLSVDQALLPGPDEAGSTTRPKAWLLCDSKSGYCHRFFIQAGEGEGLGQGFTVVPELVEDLEDKHHQLYLASSLASVPLMQKLLDLGIYASSSFPPLSPVLPRELWEEGHLERPGDFLQRRFGSLLATRWRDTKEMGCLSTNAAPGEQDTVWRRSQTRVGGLDPVDRPMAFCLLQENMRGVDICKQLLACNPLGGILQDRHWRGLFWFLVNLSIVNAFIVLRESRKENPPAWVQDGLFTQVSFRKRLGNQLAKCAQNHSETVEIAGSRATRAEAPVEQRHRMGKISSISKRCKTCHLKNLRHESVYGCVVCRANLCKHPSCFWEFHGLSPRNKGSTRVGFIKDRISGDVTVKEVEDNVDGAMAPVEDFDFSDNDVDDIEYDDVDDIKEELVEEVKPLTSRPSSMTTKGATASFVGKDDFLTARKLRVALSALCDGVRQASRVFLTEPGLIRSWLREAGRRQRSAAQERPRTDGDGAARMVAWVLSMREQQLPITESNFFRKASALKKKGVFSNAFRISYNWAVGFMLEHQLGVGSSPGAALPLPPSLEAKVGSFREFTQKVVRANGLADSAVAAMDELCLFVDVRLVQDKSRRSEALELTGSLPLVTVYLAALADGTMLPSMILANRQMSEKVLPEFIHTGPEGLPVEEALDLWTNKIWLKHVYGLARPGKSMLVLDRHREHMGDPFLAIISGAGTLPAMIPAGCSSGLQPLEVCARPVLQRFLLARWAKFIAGNPEELEETAPHQLQANVAQLLVDWLVEALTHLNQLPRLLQKSFCLSGLLREENEEEQTMSPEGIQADILKSLTEILLGPEASDDLPELLEDEEDAGEDQGDLQMAPEEEEGKEVNVEKDAIRGEEDKKETGEDREKEAEKLEEDSEEGGDETVEDRKEASKRRRETRIMVGEEVGDEWKITGKSRADGVEES; translated from the exons CACACCTGCCTTGGCCCCGCCCCTGATGGCTCAGGCCCCGCCCCTCTTCCTGACACAGACAGGTGGCACGTTCCTCCTCCCAGCGGCTCCCGGAACGCCCCACGGCCAGCCTGTCCTCCTCGCCACACAG GGCTTCCCAGTGATGAACCGCGGCGCCCCTCTCCTGCTGAACCTGCAGCCGG TGCAGTCACTGGGTCAGCTGGTCCGGCCCAGCGTGGGCGTGTCCCCAGTCCATCAGGTGGTCCAGGCaagagcagccccccccccttcacacgtCCCTGGCACCGCCTTTACCGCCACCAAGCTGCCGACTGCGCTGAGCTCCCGCACCGGCACGCCAGCGCCCG ttAACCATCAGATGACTGAAGTGGGCGGAGCCAACTGTCTGAAGATGGCAGCTTGCCCCGCGCTCCCCTCTGGATCGGCCAATGGCGTCGCCCGAATCTCTCCGTTCAGCAGCG CTCCTGACCCCGCCCCCTTTGCCTCCGCGGTTCCCGCCCACTGCATGACCCCATCGCTGACCTCCAACCCTCACAGGGTGGTGATGAGCGTGGAGGAGTTCTACTACGGGACGTTGGAGGGCGACCTGAGTCTGAGGAAGCCGCTGAGGATCAAAACCTCCTTCACCTGCCAGATCTGCACCTACCGGGCCGAGAACAACCTGAG gttgatGCAGCACATGCTCCTGCACTCCGAGTTGGTTGGAGGAACAAGTGAAGACAGGAAGTGCTGCAGGTTCTGTTACCGTCAGTTCTCGTCTCCGTCTCAGCTGCAGAGCCACGAGGAGCAGGTGCacggccccgccccctccgcct gTTTGTGTCGTATCTGTGAGTGGGCGTTCGAGAACGAGCCGGCTTTCTTGAACCACATGAAGTCCAACCACCAACCCGGAGAGATGCCCTACCTCTGCCAG GTGTGTTCCCATCGCTCCTCGTTCTACGCCGACATCCTGCAGCACTTTGCCAGCTTCCACAGAGACTCTGGCTTCCTGATGTGCCTCTTCTGCCTGAAGGTGACCAGAAACCCCGTCAGCTACCAGCAGCACCTGTCGAGACACCAg ATGAACCAGGCGTTCCACTGCAACAGGTGTCGCCTTCAGTTCATCTTCCTGAAGGACAAGATGCAGCACAAACAGGAAAACCACCGCAGCTTCCGTCGTCCCGCTGAGCTTGAAGGGCTGCccccggggtcaaag CAGGTGACAATCAGGACCTGTGGGAAGATCAGGCCTCTGCTCCAGAGCCCCGCCTCCCTCATCCAGCCAATCAACATCAAGAGTGAGACGTCTCCGCTCCACAGGAGTCCCGCCCTCCTCAGGTCATCGCCACCACGCCATGTCAACAG GTCTTCGGGCGGTGGCGGGGACCACCTGGTGTGTTTGGAGTGTGGGAGCCGTGTGCTGGACTTCTCGGCTCACTACCCGACCCACGTCCGGTGTCTGCTGTGTCCctacagcagctgctgctccagagcTTACGCCTCCCACATGATCCA tcaCGTGCCGCGGACCAAAGACCGAGTCCTTCCCCTGCACAGACGCTGTCCTCCATG TGTTTACCTGCTGTGCTGCTCTCAGTGTGACTTCAGCCCTCAGACCGCTGATCAGATGGCTAAACATCTACTGAGGAACCCGCTGCACCACAGCGCCACCTGCAGGCCACGGC GCTGCATTGAACCAGACATCCAGTTCTGCCTCCAGAAAGAGCGGCGACCCGCAAGTGGAGAAGAACCGGTCCAGAGTGCAGACCTGCCCAATCCGTCCTGGAGGTCAGCGAGTCGATGGAAACTGCCGTCGGAGAGCGAGGAGTTTGCTCCCGTGCTCCCGTTCCAGCAGAGCACCGGACCGCACCACTTTCTGTCAAAGAACACCGACGCCATCGACTTCTTTCACCTGCTCTTTCCTCAGGAGCTCACGGAGCTAATCACCAAGGAAACCAATGCCCACGCCAAGACCTGCCGCTTCATGGGCCTCGGCTACTCGGACTGGGTCCCCACCACCGTGCACGAGGTCAAGGGCTTCCTTGGCCTAGTCATCTTGATGGGGCTCCACAACCTCCCCGACCCGTCACAGTACTGGTCCTGGAGCCACTACGACAACAGCTACGCCTTCTATCGCGCAATGAGCTTCAAGCGCTTCCAGCAGATCACCGCCAACATCCGCATGGGCAGCTTCGCCACGGAGCAGCTCTGTGGAACCAGTAACCCCAACGACCCGCTGCACATCTTCAGGCCGATGCTGCGCCTCCTGGGCGCCGCCATGTGGAGTGCCTACAAACCAAACTGCTGCCTGTCCGTGGACCAGGCGCTGCTGCCCGGCCCCGATGAGGCGGGCTCAACGACCCGGCCCAAGGCATGGCTGCTCTGCGACTCCAAGTCCGGCTACTGCCACCGCTTCTTCATCCAGGCAGGGGAGGGTGAGGGCCTGGGGCAGGGCTTCACCGTGGTGCCAGAGCTGGTGGAGGACCTGGAGGACAAACACCACCAGCTCTACCTGGCAAGTTCGCTGGCCTCCGTCCCGCTCATGCAAAAGCTTTTGGACCTGGGGATCTACGCCTCCAGCTCCTTTCCCCCGCTCAGCCCCGTCTTGCCCCGGGAGTTGTGGGAGGAGGGTCACCTGGAGCGACCCGGGGACTTTCTGCAGAGGCGGTTTGGCTCCCTGCTGGCCACCCGCTGGAGAGACACCAAAGAGATGGGCTGCCTGTCAACCAACGCGGCCCCTGGCGAGCAGGACACCGTCTGGAGGAGGTCTCAGACCAGAGTGGGCGGACTAGACCCTGTGGACCGCCCCATGGCCTTCTGCCTCCTGCAGGAGAACATGCGAGGTGTTGACATCTGCAAGCAGCTGCTGGCCTGCAACCCGCTGGGAGGAATCCTCCAGGACCGACACTGGCGCGGCCTCTTCTGGTTCCTGGTGAACCTGAGCATTGTCAACGCCTTCATCGTGCTGCGGGAAAGCCGCAAGGAGAACCCGCCAGCCTGGGTGCAGGACGGCCTCTTCACGCAGGTCAGCTTCCGCAAGCGCCTGGGCAACCAGCTCGCCAAGTGTGCTCAGAACCACTCGGAGACCGTGGAGATCGCCGGCTCCCGCGCAACCAGGGCAGAGGCGCCAGTGGAGCAGAGGCACCGCATGGGTAAGATTAGCAGCATCTCCAAGAGATGCAAGACCTGCCACCTGAAGAACCTCCGGCACGAGAGTGTCTACGGCTGCGTCGTCTGCAGGGCGAACCTGTGCAAACACCCCAGCTGCTTCTGGGAGTTTCACGGCCTCTCACCCCGGAACAAAG GTTCAACAAGAGTGGGATTCATCAAGGACAGAATCAG CGGTGATGTCACGGTGAAGGAGGTCGAGGACAATGTGGACGGGGCCATGGCGCCCGTGGAGGACTTTGATTTCTCTGACAACGACGTGGACGACATAGAATATGACGACGTCGACGACATCAAGGAAGAGCTCGTCGAAGAAGTAAAGCCCCTGACATCTCGCCCATCGTCAATGACGACCAAGGGGGCAACCGCCTCATTTGTTGGTAAAGACGATTTCCTCACCGCCCGCAAGCTCCGCGTCGCCCTCTCAGCCCTGTGTGACGGAGTACGCCAGGCCTCCAGGGTGTTTCTCACCGAGCCGGGCCTCATCCGGTCCTGGCTGCGGGAGGCTGGGAGACGCCAAAGGTCAGCCGCGCAGGAGCGGCCCAGGACGGACGGCGATGGCGCTGCCCGCATGGTGGCCTGGGTGCTGTCCATGCGCGAGCAGCAGCTTCCCATCACGGAGAGCAACTTCTTTCGCAAGGCTTCCGCGCTGAAGAAGAAGGGGGTTTTCAGCAACGCCTTCCGCATCTCCTACAACTGGGCGGTAGGCTTCATGCTGGAGCACCAACTGGGCGTCGGCAGCTCGCCCGGCGCAGCTCTGCCTTTGCCGCCTTCCCTAGAGGCCAAGGTCGGATCCTTCAGGGAGTTCACGCAGAAGGTCGTCCGGGCCAACGGACTCGCGGACAGCGCCGTGGCCGCTATGGACGAATTGTGTCTATTTGTGGATGTACGGCTGGTCCAGGACAAGTCCCGGCGTTCTGAGGCGCTGGAGCTCACCGGGTCTCTGCCGCTGGTCACCGTGTACCTGGCGGCGCTAGCCGACGGGACCATGCTGCCGTCGATGATTCTGGCGAACCGGCAGATGTCTGAGAAGGTCCTTCCCGAGTTTATCCATACCGGACCGGAAGGCCTGCCAGTAGAAGAAGCCCTGGATCTGTGGACCAACAAAATATGGCTGAAGCATGTTTACGGGCTTGCCAGGCCCGGTAAATCCATGCTGGTCCTGGACCGGCACCGAGAGCACATGGGAGATCCCTTTCTCGCCATTATCAGCGGGGCGGGAACCCTGCCGGCCATGATCCCTGCAGGCTGCTCCTCCGGTCTTCAGCCACTGGAGGTCTGTGCGAGGCCGGTGTTGCAGCGTTTCCTGTTGGCTCGTTGGGCCAAGTTCATTGCTGGGAAcccggaggagctggaggaaacGGCGCCGCACCAGCTCCAAGCCAACGTGGCCCAGCTGCTGGTTGATTGGTTGGTCGAGGCACTGACACACTTAAACCAGCTTCCGCGGCTTTTGCAGAAGTCATTCTGCCTGTCGGGCCTTCTGCGagaggagaatgaggaggagcagaCGATGAGTCCAGAGGGGATCCAAGCGGACATCCTCAAAAGCCTGACTGAGATCCTGCTGGGGCCCGAGGCCTCGGATGACCTCCCCgagctgctggaggatgaagaggacgcCGGCGAGGACCAAGGAGATTTACAGATGgcaccagaggaagaagaaggcaaGGAGGTGAACGTAGAAAAGGATGCAATCAGAGGTGAGGAAGACAAGAAGGagacaggggaagacagggaaaaagaagcagagaagctcgaggaggacagcgaggagggaggagatgagacagtggaggacaggaaggaagCAAGCAAGAGGAGACGTGAGACCAGGATCATGGTTGGAGAGGAAGTTGGCGACGAGTGGAAGATAACGGGGAAGAGCCGGGCCGACGGCGTGGAAGAAAGCTGA
- the pogzb gene encoding pogo transposable element with ZNF domain isoform X2 has translation MDTELFMECEEEELEPWQQVADSVEEDDIDFIDSCCEPGEDSLLPASETPPPGTPPPIPPPTASPLVQILRSPAKPPLPPPRPRPSFITSSRPAPSSTPALAPPLMAQAPPLFLTQTGGTFLLPAAPGTPHGQPVLLATQGFPVMNRGAPLLLNLQPGQTVQPLTLIQLQSLGQLVRPSVGVSPVHQVVQARAAPPPSHVPGTAFTATKLPTALSSRTGTPAPVNHQMTEVGGANCLKMAACPALPSGSANGVARISPFSSAPDPAPFASAVPAHCMTPSLTSNPHRVVMSVEEFYYGTLEGDLSLRKPLRIKTSFTCQICTYRAENNLRLMQHMLLHSELVGGTSEDRKCCRFCYRQFSSPSQLQSHEEQVHGPAPSACLCRICEWAFENEPAFLNHMKSNHQPGEMPYLCQVCSHRSSFYADILQHFASFHRDSGFLMCLFCLKVTRNPVSYQQHLSRHQMNQAFHCNRCRLQFIFLKDKMQHKQENHRSFRRPAELEGLPPGSKVTIRTCGKIRPLLQSPASLIQPINIKSETSPLHRSPALLRSSPPRHVNRSSGGGGDHLVCLECGSRVLDFSAHYPTHVRCLLCPYSSCCSRAYASHMIHHVPRTKDRVLPLHRRCPPCVYLLCCSQCDFSPQTADQMAKHLLRNPLHHSATCRPRRCIEPDIQFCLQKERRPASGEEPVQSADLPNPSWRSASRWKLPSESEEFAPVLPFQQSTGPHHFLSKNTDAIDFFHLLFPQELTELITKETNAHAKTCRFMGLGYSDWVPTTVHEVKGFLGLVILMGLHNLPDPSQYWSWSHYDNSYAFYRAMSFKRFQQITANIRMGSFATEQLCGTSNPNDPLHIFRPMLRLLGAAMWSAYKPNCCLSVDQALLPGPDEAGSTTRPKAWLLCDSKSGYCHRFFIQAGEGEGLGQGFTVVPELVEDLEDKHHQLYLASSLASVPLMQKLLDLGIYASSSFPPLSPVLPRELWEEGHLERPGDFLQRRFGSLLATRWRDTKEMGCLSTNAAPGEQDTVWRRSQTRVGGLDPVDRPMAFCLLQENMRGVDICKQLLACNPLGGILQDRHWRGLFWFLVNLSIVNAFIVLRESRKENPPAWVQDGLFTQVSFRKRLGNQLAKCAQNHSETVEIAGSRATRAEAPVEQRHRMGKISSISKRCKTCHLKNLRHESVYGCVVCRANLCKHPSCFWEFHGLSPRNKGSTRVGFIKDRISGDVTVKEVEDNVDGAMAPVEDFDFSDNDVDDIEYDDVDDIKEELVEEVKPLTSRPSSMTTKGATASFVGKDDFLTARKLRVALSALCDGVRQASRVFLTEPGLIRSWLREAGRRQRSAAQERPRTDGDGAARMVAWVLSMREQQLPITESNFFRKASALKKKGVFSNAFRISYNWAVGFMLEHQLGVGSSPGAALPLPPSLEAKVGSFREFTQKVVRANGLADSAVAAMDELCLFVDVRLVQDKSRRSEALELTGSLPLVTVYLAALADGTMLPSMILANRQMSEKVLPEFIHTGPEGLPVEEALDLWTNKIWLKHVYGLARPGKSMLVLDRHREHMGDPFLAIISGAGTLPAMIPAGCSSGLQPLEVCARPVLQRFLLARWAKFIAGNPEELEETAPHQLQANVAQLLVDWLVEALTHLNQLPRLLQKSFCLSGLLREENEEEQTMSPEGIQADILKSLTEILLGPEASDDLPELLEDEEDAGEDQGDLQMAPEEEEGKEVNVEKDAIRGEEDKKETGEDREKEAEKLEEDSEEGGDETVEDRKEASKRRRETRIMVGEEVGDEWKITGKSRADGVEES, from the exons CACACCTGCCTTGGCCCCGCCCCTGATGGCTCAGGCCCCGCCCCTCTTCCTGACACAGACAGGTGGCACGTTCCTCCTCCCAGCGGCTCCCGGAACGCCCCACGGCCAGCCTGTCCTCCTCGCCACACAG GGCTTCCCAGTGATGAACCGCGGCGCCCCTCTCCTGCTGAACCTGCAGCCGGGTCAGACGGTCCAGCCGCTCACGCTGATCCAGT TGCAGTCACTGGGTCAGCTGGTCCGGCCCAGCGTGGGCGTGTCCCCAGTCCATCAGGTGGTCCAGGCaagagcagccccccccccttcacacgtCCCTGGCACCGCCTTTACCGCCACCAAGCTGCCGACTGCGCTGAGCTCCCGCACCGGCACGCCAGCGCCCG ttAACCATCAGATGACTGAAGTGGGCGGAGCCAACTGTCTGAAGATGGCAGCTTGCCCCGCGCTCCCCTCTGGATCGGCCAATGGCGTCGCCCGAATCTCTCCGTTCAGCAGCG CTCCTGACCCCGCCCCCTTTGCCTCCGCGGTTCCCGCCCACTGCATGACCCCATCGCTGACCTCCAACCCTCACAGGGTGGTGATGAGCGTGGAGGAGTTCTACTACGGGACGTTGGAGGGCGACCTGAGTCTGAGGAAGCCGCTGAGGATCAAAACCTCCTTCACCTGCCAGATCTGCACCTACCGGGCCGAGAACAACCTGAG gttgatGCAGCACATGCTCCTGCACTCCGAGTTGGTTGGAGGAACAAGTGAAGACAGGAAGTGCTGCAGGTTCTGTTACCGTCAGTTCTCGTCTCCGTCTCAGCTGCAGAGCCACGAGGAGCAGGTGCacggccccgccccctccgcct gTTTGTGTCGTATCTGTGAGTGGGCGTTCGAGAACGAGCCGGCTTTCTTGAACCACATGAAGTCCAACCACCAACCCGGAGAGATGCCCTACCTCTGCCAG GTGTGTTCCCATCGCTCCTCGTTCTACGCCGACATCCTGCAGCACTTTGCCAGCTTCCACAGAGACTCTGGCTTCCTGATGTGCCTCTTCTGCCTGAAGGTGACCAGAAACCCCGTCAGCTACCAGCAGCACCTGTCGAGACACCAg ATGAACCAGGCGTTCCACTGCAACAGGTGTCGCCTTCAGTTCATCTTCCTGAAGGACAAGATGCAGCACAAACAGGAAAACCACCGCAGCTTCCGTCGTCCCGCTGAGCTTGAAGGGCTGCccccggggtcaaag GTGACAATCAGGACCTGTGGGAAGATCAGGCCTCTGCTCCAGAGCCCCGCCTCCCTCATCCAGCCAATCAACATCAAGAGTGAGACGTCTCCGCTCCACAGGAGTCCCGCCCTCCTCAGGTCATCGCCACCACGCCATGTCAACAG GTCTTCGGGCGGTGGCGGGGACCACCTGGTGTGTTTGGAGTGTGGGAGCCGTGTGCTGGACTTCTCGGCTCACTACCCGACCCACGTCCGGTGTCTGCTGTGTCCctacagcagctgctgctccagagcTTACGCCTCCCACATGATCCA tcaCGTGCCGCGGACCAAAGACCGAGTCCTTCCCCTGCACAGACGCTGTCCTCCATG TGTTTACCTGCTGTGCTGCTCTCAGTGTGACTTCAGCCCTCAGACCGCTGATCAGATGGCTAAACATCTACTGAGGAACCCGCTGCACCACAGCGCCACCTGCAGGCCACGGC GCTGCATTGAACCAGACATCCAGTTCTGCCTCCAGAAAGAGCGGCGACCCGCAAGTGGAGAAGAACCGGTCCAGAGTGCAGACCTGCCCAATCCGTCCTGGAGGTCAGCGAGTCGATGGAAACTGCCGTCGGAGAGCGAGGAGTTTGCTCCCGTGCTCCCGTTCCAGCAGAGCACCGGACCGCACCACTTTCTGTCAAAGAACACCGACGCCATCGACTTCTTTCACCTGCTCTTTCCTCAGGAGCTCACGGAGCTAATCACCAAGGAAACCAATGCCCACGCCAAGACCTGCCGCTTCATGGGCCTCGGCTACTCGGACTGGGTCCCCACCACCGTGCACGAGGTCAAGGGCTTCCTTGGCCTAGTCATCTTGATGGGGCTCCACAACCTCCCCGACCCGTCACAGTACTGGTCCTGGAGCCACTACGACAACAGCTACGCCTTCTATCGCGCAATGAGCTTCAAGCGCTTCCAGCAGATCACCGCCAACATCCGCATGGGCAGCTTCGCCACGGAGCAGCTCTGTGGAACCAGTAACCCCAACGACCCGCTGCACATCTTCAGGCCGATGCTGCGCCTCCTGGGCGCCGCCATGTGGAGTGCCTACAAACCAAACTGCTGCCTGTCCGTGGACCAGGCGCTGCTGCCCGGCCCCGATGAGGCGGGCTCAACGACCCGGCCCAAGGCATGGCTGCTCTGCGACTCCAAGTCCGGCTACTGCCACCGCTTCTTCATCCAGGCAGGGGAGGGTGAGGGCCTGGGGCAGGGCTTCACCGTGGTGCCAGAGCTGGTGGAGGACCTGGAGGACAAACACCACCAGCTCTACCTGGCAAGTTCGCTGGCCTCCGTCCCGCTCATGCAAAAGCTTTTGGACCTGGGGATCTACGCCTCCAGCTCCTTTCCCCCGCTCAGCCCCGTCTTGCCCCGGGAGTTGTGGGAGGAGGGTCACCTGGAGCGACCCGGGGACTTTCTGCAGAGGCGGTTTGGCTCCCTGCTGGCCACCCGCTGGAGAGACACCAAAGAGATGGGCTGCCTGTCAACCAACGCGGCCCCTGGCGAGCAGGACACCGTCTGGAGGAGGTCTCAGACCAGAGTGGGCGGACTAGACCCTGTGGACCGCCCCATGGCCTTCTGCCTCCTGCAGGAGAACATGCGAGGTGTTGACATCTGCAAGCAGCTGCTGGCCTGCAACCCGCTGGGAGGAATCCTCCAGGACCGACACTGGCGCGGCCTCTTCTGGTTCCTGGTGAACCTGAGCATTGTCAACGCCTTCATCGTGCTGCGGGAAAGCCGCAAGGAGAACCCGCCAGCCTGGGTGCAGGACGGCCTCTTCACGCAGGTCAGCTTCCGCAAGCGCCTGGGCAACCAGCTCGCCAAGTGTGCTCAGAACCACTCGGAGACCGTGGAGATCGCCGGCTCCCGCGCAACCAGGGCAGAGGCGCCAGTGGAGCAGAGGCACCGCATGGGTAAGATTAGCAGCATCTCCAAGAGATGCAAGACCTGCCACCTGAAGAACCTCCGGCACGAGAGTGTCTACGGCTGCGTCGTCTGCAGGGCGAACCTGTGCAAACACCCCAGCTGCTTCTGGGAGTTTCACGGCCTCTCACCCCGGAACAAAG GTTCAACAAGAGTGGGATTCATCAAGGACAGAATCAG CGGTGATGTCACGGTGAAGGAGGTCGAGGACAATGTGGACGGGGCCATGGCGCCCGTGGAGGACTTTGATTTCTCTGACAACGACGTGGACGACATAGAATATGACGACGTCGACGACATCAAGGAAGAGCTCGTCGAAGAAGTAAAGCCCCTGACATCTCGCCCATCGTCAATGACGACCAAGGGGGCAACCGCCTCATTTGTTGGTAAAGACGATTTCCTCACCGCCCGCAAGCTCCGCGTCGCCCTCTCAGCCCTGTGTGACGGAGTACGCCAGGCCTCCAGGGTGTTTCTCACCGAGCCGGGCCTCATCCGGTCCTGGCTGCGGGAGGCTGGGAGACGCCAAAGGTCAGCCGCGCAGGAGCGGCCCAGGACGGACGGCGATGGCGCTGCCCGCATGGTGGCCTGGGTGCTGTCCATGCGCGAGCAGCAGCTTCCCATCACGGAGAGCAACTTCTTTCGCAAGGCTTCCGCGCTGAAGAAGAAGGGGGTTTTCAGCAACGCCTTCCGCATCTCCTACAACTGGGCGGTAGGCTTCATGCTGGAGCACCAACTGGGCGTCGGCAGCTCGCCCGGCGCAGCTCTGCCTTTGCCGCCTTCCCTAGAGGCCAAGGTCGGATCCTTCAGGGAGTTCACGCAGAAGGTCGTCCGGGCCAACGGACTCGCGGACAGCGCCGTGGCCGCTATGGACGAATTGTGTCTATTTGTGGATGTACGGCTGGTCCAGGACAAGTCCCGGCGTTCTGAGGCGCTGGAGCTCACCGGGTCTCTGCCGCTGGTCACCGTGTACCTGGCGGCGCTAGCCGACGGGACCATGCTGCCGTCGATGATTCTGGCGAACCGGCAGATGTCTGAGAAGGTCCTTCCCGAGTTTATCCATACCGGACCGGAAGGCCTGCCAGTAGAAGAAGCCCTGGATCTGTGGACCAACAAAATATGGCTGAAGCATGTTTACGGGCTTGCCAGGCCCGGTAAATCCATGCTGGTCCTGGACCGGCACCGAGAGCACATGGGAGATCCCTTTCTCGCCATTATCAGCGGGGCGGGAACCCTGCCGGCCATGATCCCTGCAGGCTGCTCCTCCGGTCTTCAGCCACTGGAGGTCTGTGCGAGGCCGGTGTTGCAGCGTTTCCTGTTGGCTCGTTGGGCCAAGTTCATTGCTGGGAAcccggaggagctggaggaaacGGCGCCGCACCAGCTCCAAGCCAACGTGGCCCAGCTGCTGGTTGATTGGTTGGTCGAGGCACTGACACACTTAAACCAGCTTCCGCGGCTTTTGCAGAAGTCATTCTGCCTGTCGGGCCTTCTGCGagaggagaatgaggaggagcagaCGATGAGTCCAGAGGGGATCCAAGCGGACATCCTCAAAAGCCTGACTGAGATCCTGCTGGGGCCCGAGGCCTCGGATGACCTCCCCgagctgctggaggatgaagaggacgcCGGCGAGGACCAAGGAGATTTACAGATGgcaccagaggaagaagaaggcaaGGAGGTGAACGTAGAAAAGGATGCAATCAGAGGTGAGGAAGACAAGAAGGagacaggggaagacagggaaaaagaagcagagaagctcgaggaggacagcgaggagggaggagatgagacagtggaggacaggaaggaagCAAGCAAGAGGAGACGTGAGACCAGGATCATGGTTGGAGAGGAAGTTGGCGACGAGTGGAAGATAACGGGGAAGAGCCGGGCCGACGGCGTGGAAGAAAGCTGA